CTCGCGGCGAGTCCAATCTACGCGTTCCTGCGTCGAATTCCGTGGAAACTGCATCAACAACAATTCTATCTGAAGCACCTGCGCACGCAGACACGTAGTCGCAGAACCTGGCAGTTAAACACAACCTTCCGCAACAACAAATCAAAGCATGGTTTACCACGGAATGTTCTACAGCAGTTTATACCGCTACTTTTGATTGGACCGAGCAAACAGCGTCAGCGCTTAGCGCGTAGTACCTGAAGCATGGGGGTGATGCCCGTCCCACCGGCGATCATGCCGATCTCCGACGCCTGATATGGATGGGGCGGTGACTTCTTGTCGGGCTTAATGGCGAACTTGCCTCTGCCTTCGTACCGTATCAGCCCCGAAGGACCACGAACTTGAATGGTGTCGCCGACGCTCATACTCTCGAGGTGCTGCGACATCTTGCCTCCTTCGGGGAACTTTGGGTGCACGTTGCGGAAATAGACCTTGACGACCAGGTCGAAGTAGCCCTGGTGCTTGTCGCTCGTCACGGGCGTGTACGGCCGAGGCACCAGCTGACCGTTAACGGTGGCCACCAAGTAGATGTGCTGGCCGGTGGGCAGTCCCAGGACGTGCTCGGCCGAAGGCAGAGCGAAGCGGAATCGCCGAGTGTCGTGGCTGATCTCCTCCCGCTCGATCATAGCGACCGTGTACTTGGTCTCGGGGTCTTCCAGAAGCACGGGCGGTCGGTACCGACGGTTCAGGTACCGGTACAGCAGCGCGGCG
The nucleotide sequence above comes from Dermacentor andersoni chromosome 10, qqDerAnde1_hic_scaffold, whole genome shotgun sequence. Encoded proteins:
- the LOC126543826 gene encoding NADH-cytochrome b5 reductase 3, giving the protein MSATRIRNMSLLIVLSGIGAAVAAALLYRYLNRRYRPPVLLEDPETKYTVAMIEREEISHDTRRFRFALPSAEHVLGLPTGQHIYLVATVNGQLVPRPYTPVTSDKHQGYFDLVVKVYFRNVHPKFPEGGKMSQHLESMSVGDTIQVRGPSGLIRYEGRGKFAIKPDKKSPPHPYQASEIGMIAGGTGITPMLQIIRQVFSDPADKTNCSLIFANQTEDDILLRPELEEVLRQNPDRFRLYLTVDRPKEGWTQGVGFVSADMIEQNLPAPSDNSVILMCGPPPMINFACKPNLEKLGYSPKRCFAY